From a single Rutidosis leptorrhynchoides isolate AG116_Rl617_1_P2 chromosome 5, CSIRO_AGI_Rlap_v1, whole genome shotgun sequence genomic region:
- the LOC139849275 gene encoding uncharacterized mitochondrial protein AtMg00810-like: protein MERGKKTEIKALEQMEHGHSKRYHKKRKPSIRSGCTRLNSRRGGKIQGKTHGKMEEVYMKVPQGFENKNETRVCKLKKAIYGLKQASRNWYHKFTRTLADIGYEQSKVDHSLFIYKKDGVFVAALIYVNDVILMGNDKHQIKKIKLHLHEEFSIKDLGTLRYFLGIEVTRTSKGLVLSQRKYTLDILEDSSLQGCRPSVFLMEPNLKLDKGEEEEKIDANQNRRLVGHLLYSQATRPDIAYSVNVLSQFIADPRHNHMEAVTRVLRYLKATTVQGILLPKGSNINLEAYCDSDWLRCPFSIRSRTGYLLLFRGAPISWKSKKQSVVSRSYAEAEYRAMSLSVHELINGLATAIDKIRSSPNSIDNEHW, encoded by the exons ATGGAAAGAGGCAAAAAAACAGAGATAAAGGCTCTTGAACAAATGGAACATGGACACTCGAAACGCTACCACAAGAAAAGAAAGCCATCAATTCGAAGTGGCTGTACAAGGTTAAATTCACGGAGAGGTGGAAAGATACAAGGCAAGACTCATGGCAAAATG GAGGAAGTATATATGAAAGTGCCGCAAGGTTTTGAGAACAAAAACGAGACAAGAGTTTGTAAGCTCAAGAAAGcgatatatggtttgaaacaagcttcACGCAATTGGTATCATAAGTTCACAAGAACACTTGCTGACATTGGTTACGAACAATCAAAGGTTGACCATTCTTTGTTTATATACAAAAAGGATGGTGTGTTTGTGGCCGCACTTATATATGTTAATGATGTGATTCTTATGGGGAATGACAAACATCAAATTAAGAAGATAAAGTTGCACCTTCACGAGGAATTCAGCATAAAAGATCTTGGCACTTTACGATACTTCTTGGGTATAGAAGTAACAAGAACATCGAAAGGCTTGGTTCTTAGCCAACGAAAGTATACTTTAGATATACTAGAAGATAGTAGTTTGCAAGGGTGTCGTCCAAGCGTATTTCTGATGGAACCGAACCTAAAACTTGACAAGGGTGAggaagaagaaaagattgatgcaaacCAAAATCGAAGGCTCGTGGGTCACCTTTTGTATTCGCAAGCAACCCGTCCTGACATAGCATATTCAGTTAATGTTCTAAGTCAGTTCATTGCTGACCCTAGACATAATCATATGGAAGCAGTGACTCGAGTTCTTCGCTATCTCAAGGCCACAACAGTACAAGGCATTCTTTTACCCAAAGGAAGCAACATTAACCTAGAAGCATATTGTGACTCAGATTGGCTCAGGTGCCCATTTAGCATACGGTCACGAACTGGTTATTTACTCTTATTTAGAGGAGCTCCAATTTCTTGGAAGTCCAAGAAACAATCGGTTGTTTCACGCTCATACGCCGAAGCCGAATATCGAGCCATGTCTTTATCA